The following proteins come from a genomic window of Ilumatobacter coccineus YM16-304:
- a CDS encoding CaiB/BaiF CoA transferase family protein — protein sequence MGPLDGVKVLDFSVMISGPLSAMMLADQGAEVVKVETPGFGDIMRILGTSKNGMTGIFANNNRGKRSLVVDLKTDEAKEVVRRLVADTDVLIQNFRPGAMARLGLGYDELAEINPDLIYMSISGYGPDGPYSNRRVYDNVIQAASGLASVQSDPANGEPAMFRTLLCDKAAAYTACQSITAALFARATGKARGQHIELAMLDAAIAFMWPDSGMDAVILDDDANRQPTLAANYGVTRLADGFASASAVTDSEFQGLTAAFGRPELAEDPRFADTLSRMANFGEMVTELADAAANCSLHDFIERSAQFDVPSSRINTLDDLPSDPQVINNEVFVERDHPIAGRVREPRPAARLHGTPQRVSRDAPGHGEHTLEIIAELGFDADALRAAGAIA from the coding sequence ATGGGGCCACTCGACGGTGTGAAAGTGTTGGACTTCTCGGTGATGATCTCGGGGCCGTTGTCCGCGATGATGCTCGCCGACCAAGGGGCCGAGGTCGTCAAGGTCGAGACGCCTGGCTTCGGCGACATCATGCGGATTCTCGGCACGTCGAAGAACGGGATGACCGGCATCTTCGCCAACAACAACCGCGGGAAGCGCTCGTTGGTCGTCGACCTCAAGACCGACGAGGCCAAGGAGGTCGTCCGACGGCTCGTCGCCGACACCGACGTCCTCATCCAGAACTTCCGCCCCGGAGCGATGGCCCGTCTCGGGCTCGGCTACGACGAACTCGCCGAGATCAACCCCGACCTGATCTACATGTCGATCTCCGGCTACGGCCCCGACGGGCCGTACAGCAACCGTCGCGTGTACGACAACGTGATCCAGGCCGCGTCGGGCTTGGCGAGCGTGCAGTCCGACCCGGCCAACGGCGAGCCCGCGATGTTCCGCACGCTGCTGTGCGACAAGGCCGCCGCCTACACCGCGTGCCAATCGATCACCGCGGCACTGTTCGCCCGGGCGACCGGCAAAGCGCGCGGCCAACACATCGAGTTGGCGATGCTCGACGCGGCCATCGCGTTCATGTGGCCCGATTCGGGGATGGACGCCGTGATCCTCGACGACGACGCCAACCGCCAGCCGACGTTGGCGGCGAACTACGGCGTCACGCGGCTCGCCGACGGCTTCGCGAGTGCGAGCGCAGTGACCGACAGCGAGTTCCAGGGACTCACCGCGGCGTTCGGTCGCCCCGAACTCGCCGAGGACCCACGCTTCGCCGACACGCTGTCGCGGATGGCGAACTTCGGCGAGATGGTGACCGAGTTGGCCGACGCCGCCGCCAACTGCTCGCTGCACGACTTCATCGAGCGGTCGGCCCAGTTCGATGTTCCGTCGTCGCGCATCAACACGCTCGACGACCTGCCGAGCGATCCGCAGGTGATCAACAACGAGGTGTTCGTCGAACGTGACCATCCGATCGCCGGACGAGTTCGCGAGCCGCGCCCTGCGGCCCGCTTGCACGGCACACCACAGCGGGTGAGTCGCGATGCTCCCGGTCACGGCGAGCACACGCTCGAGATCATCGCCGAACTGGGTTTCGACGCCGACGCGCTGCGCGCTGCCGGCGCCATCGCCTGA
- a CDS encoding CobW family GTP-binding protein produces the protein MESDDEHRSATPEPSMHLPITVIGGYLGAGKTTLLDSILRRSHGVRFGVIVNDFGALGLDAGLLDDAAPDGVVNLPNGCVCCTLGGDLYEALTTLASLDPPLDQIVIEASGVADPAATAAWGTVAPFSPGGTIVLAAADTIRRQSRDRYVGTEVMHQLEGADIVVMTKIDRCTDDELDAVARWLAGTTAAPVVRAAHGDIPIEIIRPHRPPASSGVRHPMTQAHGDILIEEHGAVVGAAYTTWSFESTTGVSSSGLQSFLDELPDGLLRLKGVVADGDRPGHGFHVDVVGRRVDHRPIACDAPVVRLEAIGVRGLLDDRDMDVLAATHLDRPRPPRAD, from the coding sequence ATGGAGTCCGACGACGAGCACCGATCGGCGACGCCCGAACCGTCGATGCACCTTCCGATCACGGTGATCGGCGGCTACCTCGGAGCGGGCAAGACCACGTTGCTCGACTCGATCCTGCGACGCTCGCACGGCGTGCGATTCGGGGTGATCGTGAACGACTTCGGTGCATTGGGTCTCGACGCCGGTCTGCTCGACGATGCCGCACCGGACGGCGTCGTCAACCTCCCCAACGGTTGCGTCTGCTGCACGCTCGGTGGCGACCTCTACGAAGCACTGACCACGCTCGCGTCACTCGACCCGCCGCTCGACCAGATCGTGATCGAGGCGAGCGGCGTCGCCGATCCGGCCGCCACCGCAGCGTGGGGCACCGTCGCCCCGTTCAGCCCAGGCGGCACCATCGTGCTCGCTGCCGCCGACACGATCCGCAGGCAGTCGCGCGATCGCTATGTCGGCACCGAGGTGATGCACCAGCTCGAGGGCGCAGACATCGTGGTGATGACGAAGATCGATCGGTGCACCGACGACGAGCTCGACGCCGTCGCCCGGTGGCTCGCCGGCACGACCGCCGCACCGGTCGTGCGCGCTGCGCACGGCGACATCCCGATCGAGATCATCCGACCGCACCGCCCGCCTGCGTCATCGGGTGTCAGACACCCGATGACGCAGGCGCACGGCGACATCCTCATCGAGGAGCATGGAGCGGTCGTCGGTGCGGCGTACACGACGTGGTCGTTCGAGTCGACGACGGGCGTGTCGAGCTCTGGGCTGCAGTCGTTTCTCGACGAGCTTCCCGATGGGCTGCTCCGGCTCAAAGGGGTCGTGGCCGATGGCGATCGGCCAGGACATGGCTTCCACGTCGACGTCGTCGGGCGCCGTGTCGACCACCGCCCGATCGCTTGCGACGCGCCGGTCGTACGGCTCGAAGCGATCGGGGTGCGCGGCCTGCTCGACGACCGCGACATGGACGTGCTCGCGGCAACGCACCTCGACCGACCACGACCACCCCGCGCCGACTGA
- a CDS encoding amidohydrolase produces MDTENVVYTARKIVTMDPSQPVVDAVAVREGRILAAGSLDECTSWGPHTIDRTFDEHVLVPGMIEAHAHSLEGAFALLPYVGWFDRHRLDGTAPGVRTYDELIHRLRDLDDEMTRAGADPLEPIVVGGFDPIYFTDEARLTREHLDHAAMERPVFVFHASAHLATVNSAMLRAHDVSRHSTTVGIATDDDGEPNGELQEIPAMMAAASSALQRILRAMNEPAAIEALGQICANQGITTLVDLASAGLQRPASQDLWHATVERDGFPARILQRHVAALPPGSTDWAEAADAILRLRDDDSDKLRTAGIKIILDGSIQGFTAKMDWPGYYTGTDHGVWMTAPEQLLDICRPFHERGINIHTHCNGTMTIDLWIDTVEQLLIEHAWLDHRHTVQHCQLTSPAQFRRMAKLGMCANIFTNHIWYWGDQHHDITVGPERARRMEACRTAEREGVSFSIHSDANVTPLGHLHTMWCAVNRVTPSGRVLGPDERISAESALRAVTLGAAYQLHLDAEFGSIECGKAADFTVLGDDPLTVDPMTIRDIDVWGTVVAGEKFPAT; encoded by the coding sequence ATGGACACCGAGAACGTCGTCTACACCGCCCGCAAGATCGTGACGATGGATCCGTCGCAGCCCGTGGTCGACGCGGTGGCCGTGCGCGAGGGTCGCATCCTCGCCGCCGGGTCACTCGACGAGTGCACCTCGTGGGGCCCACACACGATCGACCGGACCTTCGACGAGCACGTGCTCGTCCCTGGCATGATCGAAGCGCACGCACACAGCCTCGAAGGAGCGTTCGCGCTGCTCCCCTACGTCGGATGGTTCGACCGGCACCGCCTCGACGGCACCGCACCGGGCGTTCGAACGTACGACGAGCTGATCCACCGTTTACGCGATCTCGACGACGAGATGACCCGAGCGGGTGCCGATCCGCTCGAACCGATCGTGGTCGGCGGGTTCGATCCGATCTACTTCACCGACGAAGCACGCCTCACCCGTGAACACCTCGACCACGCCGCGATGGAACGACCGGTGTTCGTGTTCCATGCCAGCGCTCACCTCGCCACGGTCAACTCGGCCATGCTCAGGGCTCACGACGTGAGCCGACACTCGACGACGGTCGGCATCGCCACCGACGACGACGGCGAACCGAACGGTGAGCTGCAGGAGATCCCGGCGATGATGGCGGCCGCGAGCTCCGCGCTGCAGCGCATTCTGCGAGCGATGAACGAGCCGGCCGCGATCGAGGCCCTCGGACAGATCTGCGCCAATCAGGGCATCACCACGCTCGTCGACCTCGCATCGGCAGGTCTGCAGCGTCCGGCGTCACAAGATCTCTGGCACGCCACGGTCGAGCGCGACGGCTTCCCGGCCCGCATCCTCCAACGGCACGTCGCCGCGCTCCCGCCGGGGTCGACCGACTGGGCCGAAGCTGCCGACGCGATCCTGCGGCTCCGCGACGACGACTCCGACAAGCTCCGCACCGCCGGCATCAAGATCATCCTGGACGGGTCGATCCAGGGCTTCACGGCGAAGATGGACTGGCCCGGCTACTACACCGGTACCGACCACGGTGTCTGGATGACCGCACCCGAACAGCTGCTCGACATCTGTCGTCCGTTCCACGAGCGCGGCATCAACATCCACACGCACTGCAACGGCACGATGACCATCGACCTCTGGATCGACACGGTCGAACAGCTCCTCATCGAGCATGCGTGGCTCGATCACCGGCACACGGTGCAGCACTGTCAGCTCACCTCACCGGCGCAGTTCCGACGCATGGCGAAGCTCGGGATGTGCGCCAACATCTTCACCAATCACATCTGGTACTGGGGCGACCAGCACCACGACATCACCGTGGGTCCTGAGCGGGCGCGCCGGATGGAGGCCTGTCGAACCGCCGAGCGCGAGGGTGTGTCGTTCTCGATCCACAGCGACGCGAACGTGACGCCGCTCGGGCACCTGCACACGATGTGGTGCGCGGTCAATCGCGTCACGCCGTCGGGCCGGGTGCTCGGCCCCGACGAGCGCATCTCGGCCGAATCGGCCCTGCGTGCGGTCACCCTCGGTGCGGCCTATCAGCTCCACCTCGACGCCGAGTTCGGTTCGATCGAGTGCGGCAAGGCCGCCGACTTCACCGTGCTCGGCGACGACCCGCTCACCGTCGATCCGATGACGATCAGAGACATCGACGTGTGGGGCACCGTCGTTGCCGGTGAGAAGTTCCCGGCCACCTGA
- a CDS encoding ABC transporter ATP-binding protein, whose protein sequence is MQRLPAAAAPATITLPRRGVTVDGVSVSYDGTARAVDHVSLDIEAGSVVALLGPSGCGKTSLLRAIAGLERPDTGTISVGDQVVSGPSDWVKPERRNIGMVFQDGALFPHLSVADNIAFGLRSPGTKLSRADRSSRVDELLRLVELDGLGDRLPETLSGGQQQRVALARSLAPNPSVLLLDEPFSALDAGLRVQVRSKVARILRDVGVTSIFVTHDQDEAFVLGDRVAVMRNGNIEQYGTPDQLYRTPTTPWVANFVGEANFVDGSPVGDGVHATTMLGEIPISDHRGFKGGGAMQILVRPEQVSIERLPLDGLHAATVTEIEYYGHDVRYELELANGARLAARTHPGLLLEPGETVHVGYDGGPTSAWPS, encoded by the coding sequence GTGCAACGCCTGCCTGCCGCCGCTGCTCCCGCAACGATCACGTTGCCGCGCCGCGGTGTCACGGTCGACGGCGTCTCGGTCAGCTACGACGGCACCGCTCGGGCGGTCGATCACGTGTCGCTCGACATCGAGGCCGGTTCGGTCGTCGCCCTCCTCGGTCCCTCCGGTTGCGGCAAGACCTCGTTGCTTCGAGCCATCGCCGGACTCGAGCGACCCGACACCGGAACCATCTCGGTCGGCGATCAGGTCGTGTCGGGTCCGTCCGACTGGGTGAAGCCGGAGCGCCGCAACATCGGCATGGTGTTCCAAGACGGTGCGCTCTTCCCGCATCTGAGCGTCGCCGACAACATCGCGTTCGGCCTGCGCTCGCCCGGCACGAAACTGTCGCGTGCCGATCGATCGTCGCGAGTCGACGAACTGCTCCGCCTGGTCGAACTCGACGGCCTGGGCGACCGCCTACCCGAGACGCTCTCGGGTGGGCAGCAGCAACGCGTGGCGCTGGCCCGATCCCTCGCGCCCAACCCGTCGGTACTGCTCCTCGACGAGCCGTTCTCGGCGCTCGACGCCGGGCTCCGGGTCCAGGTGCGCTCGAAGGTCGCCCGCATCCTGCGCGATGTCGGCGTCACCTCGATCTTCGTCACCCACGACCAAGACGAAGCGTTCGTCCTCGGCGACCGTGTCGCCGTGATGCGCAACGGCAACATCGAACAGTACGGCACGCCCGACCAGCTGTACCGAACGCCCACCACACCGTGGGTCGCCAACTTCGTCGGCGAAGCCAACTTCGTCGACGGCTCCCCCGTCGGCGACGGGGTCCACGCCACCACCATGCTCGGCGAGATTCCGATCTCCGATCACCGCGGGTTCAAGGGCGGCGGCGCGATGCAGATCCTCGTCCGTCCCGAGCAGGTCTCGATCGAGCGGCTCCCGCTCGACGGCCTCCACGCCGCAACGGTGACCGAGATCGAGTACTACGGCCACGACGTTCGCTACGAACTCGAGCTGGCCAACGGCGCTCGCCTCGCCGCCCGCACGCATCCCGGGCTGCTGCTCGAGCCCGGCGAGACGGTGCACGTCGGCTACGACGGCGGCCCCACCTCGGCCTGGCCGAGCTGA
- a CDS encoding AMP-binding protein, translating to MSELVIDRPHVGDGDERHGRELVDVLGNAALRRHGRRTAVHVGDRSVSYAELARLAAERCTEFGVGRRLVVIGGGNDLDVVVTLLACIEGRHPFVLVEPSAAALAGIESYRPDVVVTCEPDRVGIDHRTDPTVPSPHRFHAELAGLASTSGSTGAAKLVRWSARGLASNAVAIASSLDLRDDDCAITSLPMHYCYGLSVLTSHLVVGARIVLTDNSVVDPCFRHAVVRHGVTTLAGVPYTFDLLERGGGDLLDSPTLRLVTQAGGRLAPAVVSRLAQRGRRSGWDFVVMYGQTEATARMAYLPPDEVEAHPECVGVAIPGGELSIDRSGCDDATATDADVGEIVYRGPNVMMGYATSASDLATGREFDELRTGDLGRINDAGLLEIVGRANRFLKIHGKRIDLDHLEATLQATVGDVRCAGDDELLVVAALRPDPTGEPPATAADLAHAAAQHVAIPAGRIASIVVDEFPRTSSGKIDRPALVAAGRSIDGGPAQPSTDASVAEAFRLVLGVDTVAPDDTFAGLGGDSFSYVEMSIRLEEIIGTVPSDWHVLSVGELDRLVGSKQRRRFVTQLETSVVIRAIGISLIVCTHMRVFRLAGGAHTLLAVLGYNFARFQLTAVDVGARLRSLGSTIARVAVPTSVWIGLNALLFGGYSLGAVLLVNNYTGGAARRDGRWEYWYFETFVQVMIVLGLLFSFARVRHAERRAPFAFALGVLAITWLFRFDVIALGGSYNYLFRTHTVASFVALGWLAYRSTTNVQRLVATAATVATSVGYFGQTDREWRIIVMVTALIWIPRISLPTPVARVVGVMAAASMWTFLVHWQVWPLFTPWLDDRVAYLLTMATGVVVWRVAVLIGRWWNDQRRRRTVGRSTSNQVSTPDTAMSVSDASPVSA from the coding sequence ATGTCCGAGCTGGTGATCGATCGCCCCCACGTGGGGGATGGCGACGAGCGCCACGGTCGCGAACTCGTCGACGTACTCGGCAACGCGGCGCTCCGGCGACATGGCCGTCGCACGGCGGTGCACGTCGGCGATCGTTCGGTGTCGTACGCCGAACTGGCGAGGCTCGCCGCCGAGCGGTGCACCGAGTTCGGCGTCGGACGGCGTCTCGTGGTCATCGGCGGCGGCAACGACCTCGACGTCGTCGTCACGCTGCTCGCCTGCATCGAGGGGCGTCATCCGTTCGTGCTCGTCGAACCATCGGCGGCTGCGCTGGCCGGCATCGAGTCGTATCGGCCCGACGTGGTGGTCACCTGCGAACCCGACCGGGTTGGCATCGACCACCGCACCGACCCGACCGTGCCGTCGCCGCATCGCTTCCATGCCGAACTCGCCGGTCTGGCGAGCACCTCGGGCTCGACCGGTGCGGCCAAGCTGGTCCGCTGGTCGGCGCGCGGACTCGCATCGAACGCCGTCGCCATCGCCTCGTCGCTCGATCTCCGTGACGACGACTGCGCGATCACCTCGCTGCCGATGCACTACTGCTACGGCCTGTCGGTGCTCACCTCACACCTCGTCGTGGGAGCGCGGATCGTCCTCACCGACAACTCGGTCGTCGACCCGTGTTTCCGCCACGCCGTCGTCCGGCACGGAGTGACCACGCTGGCCGGCGTGCCGTACACCTTCGACCTGCTCGAACGCGGTGGCGGTGACCTGCTCGACAGCCCGACGTTGCGCCTCGTCACGCAGGCCGGGGGTCGCCTCGCGCCCGCTGTCGTGTCGAGGTTGGCGCAGCGAGGTCGGCGATCGGGCTGGGACTTCGTGGTGATGTACGGGCAGACCGAGGCGACTGCACGCATGGCATACCTGCCGCCCGACGAGGTCGAGGCGCACCCCGAGTGCGTGGGCGTCGCGATTCCGGGCGGCGAGCTGTCGATCGATCGGAGTGGGTGCGACGACGCCACAGCGACCGACGCCGACGTCGGCGAGATCGTCTATCGCGGGCCCAACGTGATGATGGGGTACGCGACGAGCGCGTCGGATCTGGCGACCGGCCGAGAGTTCGACGAACTCCGCACCGGCGATCTCGGTCGCATCAACGACGCGGGGTTGCTCGAGATCGTCGGTCGGGCCAATCGCTTCCTCAAGATCCACGGAAAGCGGATCGACCTCGACCATCTCGAAGCGACGCTGCAGGCGACGGTCGGCGACGTCCGGTGCGCCGGGGACGACGAACTGCTCGTCGTCGCGGCCCTTCGACCCGACCCCACCGGTGAGCCCCCGGCGACCGCCGCCGACCTCGCTCACGCTGCGGCACAGCACGTCGCGATCCCCGCCGGGCGCATCGCTTCGATCGTCGTCGACGAATTTCCTCGTACGTCGTCGGGCAAGATCGATCGCCCGGCGCTCGTCGCGGCCGGTCGCAGCATCGACGGAGGACCGGCGCAGCCGAGCACCGACGCGTCGGTCGCTGAGGCGTTCCGGCTCGTGCTCGGCGTCGACACCGTCGCTCCCGACGACACGTTCGCCGGGCTCGGGGGCGATTCGTTCTCGTACGTCGAGATGTCGATCAGGTTGGAAGAGATCATCGGCACCGTCCCGTCCGACTGGCACGTGCTCTCGGTCGGCGAACTCGATCGCCTGGTCGGAAGCAAGCAGCGCCGACGGTTCGTCACGCAACTCGAGACGAGCGTCGTGATCCGAGCGATCGGCATCTCGCTGATCGTCTGCACCCACATGCGCGTCTTCCGTCTCGCCGGGGGAGCGCACACGCTGCTCGCTGTACTCGGCTACAACTTCGCTCGTTTCCAGCTCACCGCCGTCGACGTCGGTGCGCGCCTCCGGTCACTCGGCTCGACCATCGCTCGCGTCGCCGTGCCCACGAGCGTGTGGATCGGGCTGAATGCGCTCCTGTTCGGCGGCTACAGCCTCGGCGCCGTGCTGCTCGTCAACAACTACACCGGGGGAGCCGCGCGGCGCGACGGTCGATGGGAGTACTGGTACTTCGAGACGTTCGTCCAGGTGATGATCGTGCTCGGGCTCCTGTTCTCGTTCGCCCGGGTGCGACACGCCGAACGGCGCGCGCCGTTCGCATTCGCGCTCGGCGTCCTGGCGATCACCTGGCTGTTCCGGTTCGACGTGATCGCGCTGGGCGGGAGCTACAACTACCTGTTCCGCACCCACACGGTCGCGTCGTTCGTCGCTCTCGGCTGGTTGGCCTACCGGTCGACGACGAACGTGCAGCGCCTCGTCGCCACCGCCGCCACGGTGGCGACCAGCGTCGGCTACTTCGGGCAGACCGACCGTGAATGGCGCATCATCGTCATGGTCACGGCATTGATCTGGATCCCGCGCATCTCGCTGCCCACGCCGGTCGCTCGCGTCGTCGGCGTCATGGCCGCGGCCTCGATGTGGACCTTCCTGGTCCACTGGCAGGTGTGGCCGCTGTTCACCCCGTGGCTCGACGATCGCGTCGCCTACCTGCTCACGATGGCCACCGGTGTCGTGGTGTGGCGGGTCGCGGTGCTGATCGGCCGATGGTGGAACGATCAGCGGCGACGTCGCACGGTCGGGCGCAGCACCAGCAACCAGGTGAGCACGCCCGACACCGCGATGAGCGTGAGTGACGCGAGCCCGGTGAGCGCGTAG
- a CDS encoding ABC transporter permease encodes MPADATNTAAPRRPRRWSGITVAAIAIGAIFAAPALFVVARTVTLDASFSDTLDDIRGPLWRTVQLATLVSFSATLLGTGLAWLTVRTDLPFRRVWRIALVLPLVLPSFVGAGAFIAGIAPGGVIHDALDLIGVDAPRRFRGLGASWLVLTAFTYPYVLLPVSARLDSLRTSLAESATLLGLSPRRVFFRIIAPEIRPAVLGGGLLVFLYTLSEFGAVQLLGYDTLTRVIFVTRQADRATSFAAATTLLVLAVVVVTLERRLRGRTSVDQRSAAIDHRPATLGWKRIPATLACAATLAVGLVVPVLSLLVWTRRGFSDGRLDVGDLTDPAINTATVAVIAAIVTVLVVLPIALATTRRPSTATSVAAGAVLGGFAIPGLVIALALAVIALNAPGIGWLYQSFSLLIIGYVIHFGSQALASAEQAVRAVPDHVREQSRLLEPRTARRVLRVDLPMMRPGLLAGGGLVFLATVKELPATLLLAPLDFPTLATEIWGGFNEGLYALTGLASLTLIAVSGVLTWLLVLRPTVRRRR; translated from the coding sequence ATGCCCGCAGACGCGACGAACACGGCCGCACCCCGTCGACCGCGGCGCTGGTCGGGCATCACCGTTGCAGCGATCGCCATCGGCGCGATCTTCGCGGCGCCCGCGCTGTTCGTCGTCGCCCGAACCGTCACCCTCGACGCGTCGTTCTCCGACACCCTCGACGACATCCGAGGTCCGCTCTGGCGGACCGTGCAACTCGCCACGCTGGTGTCGTTCTCGGCCACGTTGCTCGGAACCGGGCTGGCGTGGCTGACCGTTCGCACCGACCTGCCGTTTCGACGCGTGTGGCGCATCGCCCTCGTCCTCCCGCTCGTCCTGCCCTCGTTCGTCGGCGCCGGCGCGTTCATCGCCGGCATCGCGCCGGGCGGCGTCATCCACGATGCACTCGACCTCATCGGGGTCGACGCCCCACGACGATTCCGCGGGCTGGGTGCCAGCTGGCTGGTGCTCACTGCGTTCACGTACCCGTACGTGCTCCTGCCCGTCTCGGCCCGACTCGACTCGCTCCGCACGAGCCTGGCCGAGAGTGCCACCCTGCTCGGCCTGAGCCCTCGCCGAGTGTTCTTCCGGATCATCGCTCCCGAGATCCGACCGGCCGTGCTGGGCGGAGGGCTCCTGGTCTTCCTCTACACGCTGTCGGAGTTCGGGGCCGTGCAGTTGCTCGGCTACGACACGCTGACCCGTGTGATCTTCGTGACGCGGCAGGCCGACCGGGCCACGTCGTTCGCCGCAGCCACCACCCTGCTCGTCCTCGCCGTCGTCGTCGTCACGCTCGAACGCCGTCTGCGGGGTCGCACGAGCGTCGACCAGCGATCGGCGGCGATCGACCATCGCCCGGCCACGCTCGGCTGGAAGCGGATTCCGGCGACGCTCGCGTGTGCGGCGACGCTCGCCGTTGGCCTCGTGGTCCCGGTGCTCAGCCTCCTGGTGTGGACCCGTCGGGGCTTCTCCGACGGTCGCCTCGACGTCGGCGACCTCACCGACCCGGCGATCAACACCGCCACCGTTGCCGTGATCGCGGCCATCGTCACCGTGCTCGTCGTGCTGCCCATCGCACTGGCCACGACGCGACGACCCAGCACCGCGACGAGCGTGGCAGCAGGGGCCGTGCTCGGCGGTTTCGCCATCCCGGGTCTGGTCATCGCACTCGCGCTGGCCGTGATCGCACTCAATGCTCCGGGGATCGGGTGGCTGTATCAGTCGTTCTCGCTGCTCATCATCGGCTACGTGATCCACTTCGGCTCGCAGGCGCTGGCGAGTGCCGAACAGGCGGTCCGAGCCGTCCCCGACCATGTCCGCGAGCAGAGTCGGCTGCTCGAACCGCGCACCGCTCGGCGGGTGCTCCGCGTCGACCTGCCGATGATGCGTCCGGGGCTGCTGGCCGGCGGCGGCCTCGTGTTCCTCGCCACGGTCAAGGAGTTGCCCGCCACACTGCTGCTCGCACCCCTCGACTTCCCGACGCTCGCCACCGAGATCTGGGGCGGGTTCAACGAAGGGCTCTACGCGCTCACCGGGCTCGCGTCACTCACGCTCATCGCGGTGTCGGGCGTGCTCACCTGGTTGCTGGTGCTGCGCCCGACCGTGCGACGTCGCCGCTGA
- a CDS encoding extracellular solute-binding protein codes for MKLRTHRSFALIGVAVAALVASACGGDDGNSITVYSGRGNSLIQPIIDRFEEESGIDVKVKYGDSADLALLINEEADAGRAEADVYLSQSPGSIGFVDANLAQIPQATLDLVDPNTRDDDGRWVGISGRQRVLVYNTDDVDPAELPDSIFDLVADDRWAGEIGVAGGNGSFQDFVTAMRFTEGEDVAAAWLSDLAALDPVAYANNNAIVTAVGRGDVQVGLVNHYYNFRQLAENPDQPSANHVFADGDPGATLIVTGAAIVAGSDKADLADQFLQFLLSDEGQQYFANETFEYPLVPGQPTAGNVPPIEFGDVGSIDLDELEGGLGQTRAMIEAAGLES; via the coding sequence ATGAAGCTCCGGACTCATCGCTCATTCGCCCTCATCGGAGTCGCGGTCGCTGCGCTCGTCGCCAGCGCGTGCGGCGGCGACGACGGCAACAGCATCACGGTCTACTCGGGTCGCGGCAACAGCCTCATCCAGCCGATCATCGATCGGTTCGAGGAGGAGAGCGGCATCGACGTCAAGGTCAAGTACGGCGATTCGGCCGACCTCGCGCTCCTCATCAACGAAGAAGCCGACGCCGGTCGGGCCGAAGCCGACGTGTACCTGTCGCAGAGCCCCGGGTCGATCGGGTTCGTCGACGCCAACCTCGCGCAGATCCCACAGGCGACGCTCGATCTCGTCGACCCGAACACTCGCGACGACGACGGGCGCTGGGTCGGCATCTCGGGCCGTCAGCGTGTGCTCGTCTACAACACCGACGACGTCGATCCGGCCGAGCTTCCCGACTCGATCTTCGACCTGGTCGCCGATGACCGCTGGGCCGGCGAGATCGGCGTGGCCGGGGGCAACGGCTCGTTCCAGGACTTCGTGACCGCGATGCGCTTCACCGAAGGCGAAGACGTCGCCGCCGCATGGCTCAGCGACCTCGCCGCGCTCGACCCGGTCGCCTACGCCAACAACAACGCCATCGTCACCGCCGTCGGGCGCGGCGATGTGCAGGTCGGCCTCGTCAACCACTACTACAACTTCCGCCAGCTGGCCGAGAACCCCGATCAGCCGAGCGCCAACCACGTCTTCGCCGACGGCGACCCCGGGGCCACGCTCATCGTCACCGGCGCCGCCATCGTCGCCGGGAGCGACAAGGCCGATCTGGCCGACCAGTTCCTCCAGTTCCTGCTCTCCGACGAAGGCCAGCAGTACTTCGCCAACGAGACGTTCGAGTACCCGCTCGTGCCGGGTCAGCCGACCGCCGGCAACGTGCCGCCGATCGAGTTCGGTGACGTCGGATCGATCGACCTCGACGAACTCGAAGGCGGACTCGGTCAGACCCGAGCGATGATCGAAGCCGCCGGGCTCGAGAGCTGA